A stretch of DNA from Candidatus Aminicenantes bacterium:
ATGCCGCGGGGAGGGTAAGCAACGGCCCGACCAGGTTTCCGTAGGCAATGTGCACAAAAGCAAAACAAGCCGCGTTCATGACCAGCAGCAGCCGCGAAGCGGGAAACAGGGTACGGTATCGCTGGCAGAAGAAAGCACGGAAAATGATCTCCTGGGGAAAAGCCGAAAACACGGGATAGAGCATCATCACCATTAACCAGATCAACGGCCGTTGACGGGGGAAAAAGAACAATTGCTGCGGCGCGATTGTCCACGTCAGCAGCAGCAAAGCCAGCCCCACCATGGGGAATTTCCACAACATGCCGCGGGCAAAAGCCTTACTGTTTTCCCGGGAAAAAAAGCGGCGGTTGTCAAAGCGGGGAGAACGAACCAGGTAAATGGTAATAAAAATGGTCCCCAGCACCAGGGGCAA
This window harbors:
- a CDS encoding CPBP family intramembrane metalloprotease, encoding MTKRNTWLWIEWGALFWVLPVLMWLGGRGFPKFLPLVLGTIFITIYLVRSPRFDNRRFFSRENSKAFARGMLWKFPMVGLALLLLTWTIAPQQLFFFPRQRPLIWLMVMMLYPVFSAFPQEIIFRAFFCQRYRTLFPASRLLLVMNAACFAFVHIAYGNLVGPLLTLPAAFMFARTYTRHRSVLLAAVEHGLYGALVFTVGLGNYFFNGRVGS